One window of Catharus ustulatus isolate bCatUst1 chromosome 3, bCatUst1.pri.v2, whole genome shotgun sequence genomic DNA carries:
- the ASXL2 gene encoding putative Polycomb group protein ASXL2 isoform X1, whose product MREKGRRKKGRTWAEAARTVLEKYPNTPMSHKEILQVIQKEGLKEIRSGTSPLACLNAMLHTNSRGEEGIFYKVPGRMGVYTLKKDIPDGLKELSEGSEESSDGHSDSQSSEHSSSSSDGCATKEGKKSRWKRKVSSRLAPTASPQSGCPSPSIPGKGLSSSQKHSKKALKQALKQQQQKQQQQQQCRAGMAPGMALPSSQHVLLKAKASTASKPGWEGKQADGHSSSPPNSTSSSSPSVKLENSLPGLGKKPFPRSDRLHARQLKRARCADIDVETPDSILVNTNLRALINKHTFSVLPPECQQRLLLLLPDVDRQVGADGLMKLSSSALNNEFFTSAAQGWKERLSEGEFTPEMQLRIRQELEKEKKVELWKEHFFESYYGQSSGLSPEESQRLTAPPEAEPARPRSPPAPAREQGTAPAEPSRAQAAPGPAGSRRAAEEAREEPQPKAAKATEASPEQRAARAGDRERPQGESLPQKPLGASSQKPEEQRKAGPGKETLGAPSKPKSPEAAEGAAKAPSPAAAPDTAEKKPPGSEAMEVGVEPLKRKVESREEAPGTPEKKPRVAEPCQQQQQQQQQHQQQHQQQQAFRNQPFPGTGPAVPRVPPLKIPVSRISPMPFPAGQVSPRARFPVSLSSPGRTGARTLADIKARAQQAKAQRAAAAAAAASAGGAVPGPGPGGGRPPGRGGDPAGAPHTPAGASTLELAATGSGGGSRRFLPHGPGPRSQGEPGAARHPAGAQLQPGVSGAAPALGNGTGAVPGNGTGAAPALGNGTGAVPGNGTGATPGNGTGAVPGNGTGVTPGNGTGAVPGNGTGATPGNGTGVTPGNGTGATPSPPQAMATPGSPGASSGDRAGTAPGAPVARNGPGCGTVTPGTPTASAGTSCDLPKSKCPSPVGSSVPPSGPGAQAGAAGVPVPASSSSSAAPSLKPPPGGAVPRASSSIPANNPLVTQLLQGKSVPLEQILPKALTKAECRTAQEEKGAAGNGAEAGDRAATVPPQQPRKSLCQSRPVPHIPRTLLPSGKEPGAEQQQQCHEALSKSTQEQILQTLIKRVQRQSVLPALQPSQLNLPHSGLPVESGSTSQRFMLGFTGRRTSKPAMSGHYLLNISTYGRGSESVRRGSSGQPEPRLGLSSPAEGARAELGQGQDKGSEDTDEESSKDGPEHGSSTEEPRAGQGDKEQSSHGSGPAEPGSLGTTRAGKAEAAPKEPALDGSALARDLLQAAQEQMAHAMRGKGGTELLGPASPALDSAQPPPLHPPKLLGPSYSGTINVSTSADVGQGSLVSECGQLGSSSMGNVMSFSVTVTTIPAGQAVSAGGHGQGLAVPAFGEDGAVEDAPAKCYCRLKAMIMCKGCGAFCHDDCIGPSKLCVSCLVVR is encoded by the exons GTCCTGGAGAAGTATCCCAACACCCCCATGAGCCATAAGGAGATCCTTCAGGTTATCCAGAAGGAGGGACTGAAGGAAATCAG AAG TGGGACCTCCCCCCTGGCCTGCCTGAATGCCATGCTGCACACCAACTCCCGGGGAGAGGAGGGGATCTTCTACAAGGTGCCGGGCCGGATGGGCGTCTACACCCTCAAG AAGGACATCCCAGATGGGCTGAAGGAGCTGTCAGAGGGCTCTGAGGAGAGCAGTGATGGCCACTCAGACTCGCAGAGCTcggagcacagcagctccagcagcgaCGGCTGCGCCACCAAGGAGGGCAAGAAGAGCAGGTGGAAAAGGAAAG TGTCGTCCCGCCTGGCCCCCACGGCCTCCCCGCAGTCCGGCTGTCCCTCCCCCTCCATCCCGGGCAAGggcctctcctcctcccagaAACACAGCAAGAAAGCTCTGAAACAG gccctgaagcagcagcagcagaagcagcagcagcagcagcagtgccggGCAGGGATGGCCCCAGGGATGGCTCTGCCCTCCAGCCAGCACGTCCTGCTCAAGGCCaaggccagcacagccagcaagCCAG gctgggaagggaagcaggCAGATGGACATTCCAGCAGCCCCCCAAACTCCACATCCAGCTCCTCCCCCTCGGTGAAGCTTGAGaactccctgccagggctgggcaagAAGCCCTTCCCCAGATCTGACAGGCTCCATGCAC GGCAGCTGAAGAGAGCTCGCTGTGCCGACATCGACGTGGAGACGCCCGACTCCATCCTGGTGAACACCAACCTGAGGGCCCTGATCAACAAACACACCTTCAGTGTGCTGCCCCCTGAGTGCCAGCAgcgcctgctgctgctgctgcccgaCGTGGACAGGCAG gTCGGGGCTGACGGGCTGATgaagctcagcagctctgctctcaacAACGAGTTCTTCACATcggctgcacagggctggaaggagaggcTGTCAGAAG GAGAGTtcaccccagaaatgcagctccGGATCcggcaggagctggagaaggagaagaaggtgGAGCTGTGGAAGGAGCACTTCTTTGAGAGCTACTATGGGCAGAG CTCCGGGCTGAGCCCCGAGGAGTCGCAGCGCCTGACGGCCCCGCCCGaggcagagcccgcccggccccgcagccccccggccccagcccgggAGCAGGGCACGGCCCCAGcggagcccagcagggctcaggcagccccggggccagcaggcagcaggagagcagcagaggaggccAGAGAGGAGCCGCAGCCCAAGGCAGCCAAGGCCACCGAGGCGTCCCCGGAGCAGCGCGCGGCGAGAGCCGGCGACAGAGAGAGACCCCAGGGAGAAAGCctgccccaaaaacccctcgGTGCCAGCAGCCAGaagccagaggagcagaggaaggcTGGGCCAGGCAAGGAGACTCTGGGTGCCCCCAGCAAACCAAAGAGCCCCGAGGCAGCCGAAGGAGCAGCCAAGGCACCGAGCCCCGCGGCAGCTCCGGACACGGCGGAGAAGAAACCCCCCGGCAGCGAGGCCATGGAGGTGGGTGTGGAGCCCCTCAAGAGGAaggtggagagcagggaggaagcTCCAGGCACCCCTGAGAAGAAGCCCCGtgtggcagagccctgccagcagcagcagcagcagcagcagcagcaccagcagcagcaccagcagcagcaggcctTTCGGAACCAGCCCTTTCCTGGCACGGGGCCGGCGGTGCCGCGGGTGCCCCCGCTCAAg ATTCCCGTGTCCAGAATCTCGCCGATGCCATTTCCTGCGGGCCAGGTCTCTCCCAGGGCACGCTTCCCCGTGTCCCTCAGCAGTCCTGGCAGGACAGGGGCCAGGACCTTGGCAGACATCAAGGCCAGAGCGCAGCAGGCCAAGGCTCAGAGGGcagcggccgccgccgccgccgcctcggcCGGGGGAGCGGTGCCAGGGCCCGGCCCGGGCGGGGGGAGACCCCCGGGCAGGGGGGGAGACCCTGCAGGGGCCCCCCACACCCCAGCTGGGGCCAGCACACTGGAACTGGCAGCAACTGGAAGCGGGGGAGGTTCGAGAAGGTTCCTTCCCCACGGCCCAGGGCCCCGTTCCCAAGGGGAGCCGGGAGCTGCTCGGCatcctgctggagcacagctaCAGCCAGGGGTctctggggctgccccagcactAGGGAATGGCAcgggggctgtgccagggaatggcactggggctgccccagcactAGGGAATGGCAcgggggctgtgccagggaatgGCACTGGAGCCACTCCAGGGAatggcactggggctgtgccagggaatgGCACTGGAGTCACTCCAGGGAATGGCactggagctgtcccagggaatggcacaggggcCACTCCAGGGAATGGCACTGGAGTCACtccagggaatggcacaggggcCACACCAAGCCCCCCACAGGCCATGGCCACCCCAGGgtccccaggtgccagcagtggggacagggcagggacagccccggggGCTCCTGTAGCCAGGAACGGGCCTGGCTGTGGCACGGTGACCCCAGGAACACCCACAGCCTCAGCAGGGACCAGCTGTGACCTTCCCAAGAGCAAATGTCCTTCCCCTGTGGGCTCCTCCGTGCCCCCCTCGGGCCCTGGAGCCCAGGCTGGCGCTGCGGGTGTGCCCGtgccagcctccagcagctcctcagcagcgCCCAGCCTTAAACCTCCCCccggcggggccgtgcccaGAGCGAGCTCCAGCATTCCTGCCAACAACCCTTTGGtcacccagctgctccaaggCAAGAGCGTCCCCCTGGAGCAGATCCTGCCCAAGGCGCTCACCAAAGCCGAATGCAGAACTGCTCAGGAGGAGAAGGGCGCGGCGGGGAACGGCGCCGAGGCGGGGGACAGAGCAGCCACCGTGcccccccagcagcccaggaagagcctgtgccagagcaggcCCGTGCCTCACATTCCAAGGACCTTGCTGCCCTCGGGGAAGGAGCCcggtgctgagcagcagcagcagtgccacgAGGCGCTGAGCAAATCCACCCAGGAGCAGATCCTGCAGACTCTCATCAAGAGGGTGCAGAGGCAGAGCGTGCTGCCCGCCCTTCAGCCCTCGCAGCTGAACCTCCCGCACTCAGGTTTGCCGGTGGAGAGCGGCTCCACCAGCCAGAGATTCATGCTGGGCTTCACGGGCAGGAGGACATCCAAGCCTGCCATGTCCGGGCACTACCTGCTCAACATCTCCACCTACGGCCGCGGCTCGGAGAGTGTGAGGAGAGGCTCCTCCGGGCAGCCCGAGCCGcgcctggggctgagcagccccgccgagggagccagggcagagctggggcagggccaggacaaGGGCAGCGAGGACACGGATGAGGAGAGCTCCAAGGATGGCCCCGAGCACGGCAGCAGCACGGAGGAGCcacgggcagggcagggggacaaGGAGCAGAGCTCCCACGGCTCGGGCCCTGCAGAGCCCGGCTCCCTGGGCACCACCAGGGCTGGCAAGGCCGAGGCAGCCCCCAAGGAGCCGGCGCTGGACGGCTCGGCGCTGGCCCGGGACCTGCTGCAGGCGGCGCAGGAGCAGATGGCCCACGCCATGAGGGGCAAGGGTGGCACGGAGCTGCTGGGGCCCGCCAGCCCGGCCCTGGACTCGGCACAGCCCCCGCCGCTGCACCCCCCGAAGCTGCTGGGGCCCAGCTACAGCGGCACCATCAACGTCTCCACCTCGGCCGACGTGGGCCAGGGCTCGCTGGTGAGCGAGTGCGgccagctggggagcagctccatgggcaACGTCATGTCCTTCTCGGTGACCGTCACCACCATCCCCGCCGGGCAGGCCGTGAGCGCCGGCGGCCACGGGCAGGGCCTGGCGGTGCCGGCGTTCGGCGAGGACGGCGCCGTGGAGGACGCCCCGGCCAAGTGTTACTGCAGGTTGAAAGCCATGATCATGTGCAAGGGCTGCGGTGCCTTCTGCCACGACGACTGCATCGGGCCCTCCAAGCTCTGCGTCTCCTGCCTCGTGGTGCGGTAA
- the ASXL2 gene encoding putative Polycomb group protein ASXL2 isoform X2: MREKGRRKKGRTWAEAARTVLEKYPNTPMSHKEILQVIQKEGLKEISGTSPLACLNAMLHTNSRGEEGIFYKVPGRMGVYTLKKDIPDGLKELSEGSEESSDGHSDSQSSEHSSSSSDGCATKEGKKSRWKRKVSSRLAPTASPQSGCPSPSIPGKGLSSSQKHSKKALKQALKQQQQKQQQQQQCRAGMAPGMALPSSQHVLLKAKASTASKPGWEGKQADGHSSSPPNSTSSSSPSVKLENSLPGLGKKPFPRSDRLHARQLKRARCADIDVETPDSILVNTNLRALINKHTFSVLPPECQQRLLLLLPDVDRQVGADGLMKLSSSALNNEFFTSAAQGWKERLSEGEFTPEMQLRIRQELEKEKKVELWKEHFFESYYGQSSGLSPEESQRLTAPPEAEPARPRSPPAPAREQGTAPAEPSRAQAAPGPAGSRRAAEEAREEPQPKAAKATEASPEQRAARAGDRERPQGESLPQKPLGASSQKPEEQRKAGPGKETLGAPSKPKSPEAAEGAAKAPSPAAAPDTAEKKPPGSEAMEVGVEPLKRKVESREEAPGTPEKKPRVAEPCQQQQQQQQQHQQQHQQQQAFRNQPFPGTGPAVPRVPPLKIPVSRISPMPFPAGQVSPRARFPVSLSSPGRTGARTLADIKARAQQAKAQRAAAAAAAASAGGAVPGPGPGGGRPPGRGGDPAGAPHTPAGASTLELAATGSGGGSRRFLPHGPGPRSQGEPGAARHPAGAQLQPGVSGAAPALGNGTGAVPGNGTGAAPALGNGTGAVPGNGTGATPGNGTGAVPGNGTGVTPGNGTGAVPGNGTGATPGNGTGVTPGNGTGATPSPPQAMATPGSPGASSGDRAGTAPGAPVARNGPGCGTVTPGTPTASAGTSCDLPKSKCPSPVGSSVPPSGPGAQAGAAGVPVPASSSSSAAPSLKPPPGGAVPRASSSIPANNPLVTQLLQGKSVPLEQILPKALTKAECRTAQEEKGAAGNGAEAGDRAATVPPQQPRKSLCQSRPVPHIPRTLLPSGKEPGAEQQQQCHEALSKSTQEQILQTLIKRVQRQSVLPALQPSQLNLPHSGLPVESGSTSQRFMLGFTGRRTSKPAMSGHYLLNISTYGRGSESVRRGSSGQPEPRLGLSSPAEGARAELGQGQDKGSEDTDEESSKDGPEHGSSTEEPRAGQGDKEQSSHGSGPAEPGSLGTTRAGKAEAAPKEPALDGSALARDLLQAAQEQMAHAMRGKGGTELLGPASPALDSAQPPPLHPPKLLGPSYSGTINVSTSADVGQGSLVSECGQLGSSSMGNVMSFSVTVTTIPAGQAVSAGGHGQGLAVPAFGEDGAVEDAPAKCYCRLKAMIMCKGCGAFCHDDCIGPSKLCVSCLVVR, encoded by the exons GTCCTGGAGAAGTATCCCAACACCCCCATGAGCCATAAGGAGATCCTTCAGGTTATCCAGAAGGAGGGACTGAAGGAAATCAG TGGGACCTCCCCCCTGGCCTGCCTGAATGCCATGCTGCACACCAACTCCCGGGGAGAGGAGGGGATCTTCTACAAGGTGCCGGGCCGGATGGGCGTCTACACCCTCAAG AAGGACATCCCAGATGGGCTGAAGGAGCTGTCAGAGGGCTCTGAGGAGAGCAGTGATGGCCACTCAGACTCGCAGAGCTcggagcacagcagctccagcagcgaCGGCTGCGCCACCAAGGAGGGCAAGAAGAGCAGGTGGAAAAGGAAAG TGTCGTCCCGCCTGGCCCCCACGGCCTCCCCGCAGTCCGGCTGTCCCTCCCCCTCCATCCCGGGCAAGggcctctcctcctcccagaAACACAGCAAGAAAGCTCTGAAACAG gccctgaagcagcagcagcagaagcagcagcagcagcagcagtgccggGCAGGGATGGCCCCAGGGATGGCTCTGCCCTCCAGCCAGCACGTCCTGCTCAAGGCCaaggccagcacagccagcaagCCAG gctgggaagggaagcaggCAGATGGACATTCCAGCAGCCCCCCAAACTCCACATCCAGCTCCTCCCCCTCGGTGAAGCTTGAGaactccctgccagggctgggcaagAAGCCCTTCCCCAGATCTGACAGGCTCCATGCAC GGCAGCTGAAGAGAGCTCGCTGTGCCGACATCGACGTGGAGACGCCCGACTCCATCCTGGTGAACACCAACCTGAGGGCCCTGATCAACAAACACACCTTCAGTGTGCTGCCCCCTGAGTGCCAGCAgcgcctgctgctgctgctgcccgaCGTGGACAGGCAG gTCGGGGCTGACGGGCTGATgaagctcagcagctctgctctcaacAACGAGTTCTTCACATcggctgcacagggctggaaggagaggcTGTCAGAAG GAGAGTtcaccccagaaatgcagctccGGATCcggcaggagctggagaaggagaagaaggtgGAGCTGTGGAAGGAGCACTTCTTTGAGAGCTACTATGGGCAGAG CTCCGGGCTGAGCCCCGAGGAGTCGCAGCGCCTGACGGCCCCGCCCGaggcagagcccgcccggccccgcagccccccggccccagcccgggAGCAGGGCACGGCCCCAGcggagcccagcagggctcaggcagccccggggccagcaggcagcaggagagcagcagaggaggccAGAGAGGAGCCGCAGCCCAAGGCAGCCAAGGCCACCGAGGCGTCCCCGGAGCAGCGCGCGGCGAGAGCCGGCGACAGAGAGAGACCCCAGGGAGAAAGCctgccccaaaaacccctcgGTGCCAGCAGCCAGaagccagaggagcagaggaaggcTGGGCCAGGCAAGGAGACTCTGGGTGCCCCCAGCAAACCAAAGAGCCCCGAGGCAGCCGAAGGAGCAGCCAAGGCACCGAGCCCCGCGGCAGCTCCGGACACGGCGGAGAAGAAACCCCCCGGCAGCGAGGCCATGGAGGTGGGTGTGGAGCCCCTCAAGAGGAaggtggagagcagggaggaagcTCCAGGCACCCCTGAGAAGAAGCCCCGtgtggcagagccctgccagcagcagcagcagcagcagcagcagcaccagcagcagcaccagcagcagcaggcctTTCGGAACCAGCCCTTTCCTGGCACGGGGCCGGCGGTGCCGCGGGTGCCCCCGCTCAAg ATTCCCGTGTCCAGAATCTCGCCGATGCCATTTCCTGCGGGCCAGGTCTCTCCCAGGGCACGCTTCCCCGTGTCCCTCAGCAGTCCTGGCAGGACAGGGGCCAGGACCTTGGCAGACATCAAGGCCAGAGCGCAGCAGGCCAAGGCTCAGAGGGcagcggccgccgccgccgccgcctcggcCGGGGGAGCGGTGCCAGGGCCCGGCCCGGGCGGGGGGAGACCCCCGGGCAGGGGGGGAGACCCTGCAGGGGCCCCCCACACCCCAGCTGGGGCCAGCACACTGGAACTGGCAGCAACTGGAAGCGGGGGAGGTTCGAGAAGGTTCCTTCCCCACGGCCCAGGGCCCCGTTCCCAAGGGGAGCCGGGAGCTGCTCGGCatcctgctggagcacagctaCAGCCAGGGGTctctggggctgccccagcactAGGGAATGGCAcgggggctgtgccagggaatggcactggggctgccccagcactAGGGAATGGCAcgggggctgtgccagggaatgGCACTGGAGCCACTCCAGGGAatggcactggggctgtgccagggaatgGCACTGGAGTCACTCCAGGGAATGGCactggagctgtcccagggaatggcacaggggcCACTCCAGGGAATGGCACTGGAGTCACtccagggaatggcacaggggcCACACCAAGCCCCCCACAGGCCATGGCCACCCCAGGgtccccaggtgccagcagtggggacagggcagggacagccccggggGCTCCTGTAGCCAGGAACGGGCCTGGCTGTGGCACGGTGACCCCAGGAACACCCACAGCCTCAGCAGGGACCAGCTGTGACCTTCCCAAGAGCAAATGTCCTTCCCCTGTGGGCTCCTCCGTGCCCCCCTCGGGCCCTGGAGCCCAGGCTGGCGCTGCGGGTGTGCCCGtgccagcctccagcagctcctcagcagcgCCCAGCCTTAAACCTCCCCccggcggggccgtgcccaGAGCGAGCTCCAGCATTCCTGCCAACAACCCTTTGGtcacccagctgctccaaggCAAGAGCGTCCCCCTGGAGCAGATCCTGCCCAAGGCGCTCACCAAAGCCGAATGCAGAACTGCTCAGGAGGAGAAGGGCGCGGCGGGGAACGGCGCCGAGGCGGGGGACAGAGCAGCCACCGTGcccccccagcagcccaggaagagcctgtgccagagcaggcCCGTGCCTCACATTCCAAGGACCTTGCTGCCCTCGGGGAAGGAGCCcggtgctgagcagcagcagcagtgccacgAGGCGCTGAGCAAATCCACCCAGGAGCAGATCCTGCAGACTCTCATCAAGAGGGTGCAGAGGCAGAGCGTGCTGCCCGCCCTTCAGCCCTCGCAGCTGAACCTCCCGCACTCAGGTTTGCCGGTGGAGAGCGGCTCCACCAGCCAGAGATTCATGCTGGGCTTCACGGGCAGGAGGACATCCAAGCCTGCCATGTCCGGGCACTACCTGCTCAACATCTCCACCTACGGCCGCGGCTCGGAGAGTGTGAGGAGAGGCTCCTCCGGGCAGCCCGAGCCGcgcctggggctgagcagccccgccgagggagccagggcagagctggggcagggccaggacaaGGGCAGCGAGGACACGGATGAGGAGAGCTCCAAGGATGGCCCCGAGCACGGCAGCAGCACGGAGGAGCcacgggcagggcagggggacaaGGAGCAGAGCTCCCACGGCTCGGGCCCTGCAGAGCCCGGCTCCCTGGGCACCACCAGGGCTGGCAAGGCCGAGGCAGCCCCCAAGGAGCCGGCGCTGGACGGCTCGGCGCTGGCCCGGGACCTGCTGCAGGCGGCGCAGGAGCAGATGGCCCACGCCATGAGGGGCAAGGGTGGCACGGAGCTGCTGGGGCCCGCCAGCCCGGCCCTGGACTCGGCACAGCCCCCGCCGCTGCACCCCCCGAAGCTGCTGGGGCCCAGCTACAGCGGCACCATCAACGTCTCCACCTCGGCCGACGTGGGCCAGGGCTCGCTGGTGAGCGAGTGCGgccagctggggagcagctccatgggcaACGTCATGTCCTTCTCGGTGACCGTCACCACCATCCCCGCCGGGCAGGCCGTGAGCGCCGGCGGCCACGGGCAGGGCCTGGCGGTGCCGGCGTTCGGCGAGGACGGCGCCGTGGAGGACGCCCCGGCCAAGTGTTACTGCAGGTTGAAAGCCATGATCATGTGCAAGGGCTGCGGTGCCTTCTGCCACGACGACTGCATCGGGCCCTCCAAGCTCTGCGTCTCCTGCCTCGTGGTGCGGTAA